A window from Hemicordylus capensis ecotype Gifberg chromosome 2, rHemCap1.1.pri, whole genome shotgun sequence encodes these proteins:
- the LOC128342064 gene encoding small integral membrane protein 4: protein MLAKHKIRRLLLMVPGKKRFGVYRFLPFFFVLGGAMEWFMINVRIGKETFYDVYRRKQSERQQEQNLEK, encoded by the exons ATGCTTGCCAAGCATAAAATAAGGCGACTGTTGCTAATGGTGCCTGGAAAGAAACGCTTTGGTGTGTACAGGTTTCTTCCATTCTTCTTCGTTCTTGGAGGTGCTATGGAATGGTTTATGATCAATGTACGGATTGGCAAAGAGACTTTTT ATGATGTTTACCGTAGAAAGCAATCTGAGAGACAACAAGAACAGAATTTGGAAAAATGA